In Proteus vulgaris, the following are encoded in one genomic region:
- a CDS encoding IS6-like element IS26 family transposase has protein sequence MNPFKGRHFQRDIILWAVRWYCKYGISYRELQEMLAERGVNVDHSTIYRWVQRYAPEMEKRLRWYWRNPSDLCPWHMDETYVKVNGRWAYLYRAVDSRGRTVDFYLSSRRNSKAAYRFLGKILNNVKKWQIPRFINTDKAPAYGRALALLKREGRCPSDVEHRQIKYRNNVIECDHGKLKRIIGATLGFKSMKTAYATIKGIEVMRALRKGQASAFYYGDPLGEMRLVSRVFEM, from the coding sequence ATGAACCCATTCAAAGGCCGGCATTTTCAGCGTGACATCATTCTGTGGGCCGTACGCTGGTACTGCAAATACGGCATCAGTTACCGTGAGCTGCAGGAGATGCTGGCTGAACGCGGAGTGAATGTCGATCACTCCACGATTTACCGCTGGGTTCAGCGTTATGCGCCTGAAATGGAAAAACGGCTGCGCTGGTACTGGCGTAACCCTTCCGATCTTTGCCCGTGGCACATGGATGAAACCTACGTGAAGGTCAATGGCCGCTGGGCGTATCTGTACCGGGCCGTCGACAGCCGGGGCCGCACTGTCGATTTTTATCTCTCCTCCCGTCGTAACAGCAAAGCTGCATACCGGTTTCTGGGTAAAATCCTCAACAACGTGAAGAAGTGGCAGATCCCGCGATTCATCAACACGGATAAAGCGCCCGCCTATGGTCGCGCGCTTGCTCTGCTCAAACGCGAAGGCCGGTGCCCGTCTGACGTTGAACACCGACAGATTAAGTACCGGAACAACGTGATTGAATGCGATCATGGCAAACTGAAACGGATAATCGGCGCCACGCTGGGATTTAAATCCATGAAGACGGCTTACGCCACCATCAAAGGTATTGAGGTGATGCGTGCACTACGCAAAGGCCAGGCCTCAGCATTTTATTATGGTGATCCCCTGGGCGAAATGCGCCTGGTAAGCAGAGTTTTTGAAATGTAA
- a CDS encoding phospholipase D family protein, translated as MKNLATWLLAAAFTTAALPAFAVEPSVQVGYSPEGSARVLVLSAIDSAKTSIRMMAYSFTAPDIMKALVAAKKRGVDVKIVIDERGNTGRASIAAMNYIANSGIPLRTDSDFPIQHDKVIIVDNVTVETGSFNFTKAAETKNSENAVVIWNMPKLAESFLEHWQDRWNRGRDYRSSY; from the coding sequence ATGAAAAACTTAGCAACCTGGCTTCTGGCCGCAGCATTTACGACAGCCGCCCTGCCCGCCTTTGCGGTGGAACCATCCGTTCAGGTTGGCTACTCGCCTGAAGGAAGCGCCCGCGTTCTCGTCCTGAGCGCCATTGACTCCGCAAAAACCTCGATACGGATGATGGCTTATTCTTTTACCGCCCCGGATATTATGAAGGCACTGGTAGCAGCCAAAAAACGGGGAGTTGATGTGAAAATCGTAATTGATGAAAGGGGCAATACGGGGCGCGCCAGCATTGCGGCCATGAACTACATAGCGAACAGCGGCATCCCTTTGCGTACTGACAGTGATTTCCCTATCCAGCATGACAAGGTGATCATCGTGGATAATGTGACCGTTGAAACTGGCAGCTTTAATTTCACCAAAGCGGCCGAAACGAAAAACTCGGAGAATGCGGTGGTGATCTGGAACATGCCTAAGCTCGCTGAATCATTCCTCGAACACTGGCAAGACCGCTGGAATCGGGGGAGAGACTACCGTTCCAGCTACTGA
- a CDS encoding ATPase, T2SS/T4P/T4SS family codes for MTDAAFYQLGPLREYLEDPTVFEIRINCFQEVICDTFSGRRVVQNAAITADFIRNLAKSLVSSNKLTMQAINDVILPGGIRGVICLPPAVIDGTTAVAFRKDLAADKNLEQLTSEGIFSDCRKITGSKQSLTDDDFFLKELHSSEKWPAFLQTAVEKKRTIVICGETGSGKTVLTRALLKSLHKDERVIILEDVHEVTVDHVVEAVYMMYGDAGKIGRVSATDALRACMRLTPGRIIMTELRDDAAWDYLKALNTGHPGGVMSTHANSARDAFNRIGLLIKATPIGRMLDMSDIMRMLYSTIDVVVHMEKRKIKEIYFDPEYKMQCVNGSL; via the coding sequence ATGACTGATGCAGCTTTCTATCAACTTGGCCCACTGCGCGAGTATTTAGAAGATCCTACTGTTTTTGAAATTCGCATTAACTGCTTTCAGGAAGTTATCTGTGATACGTTCAGCGGCCGCAGGGTTGTGCAGAACGCGGCAATTACGGCAGATTTTATTAGGAACCTTGCTAAATCGTTGGTGAGCAGCAACAAGCTGACCATGCAGGCCATTAATGACGTGATCCTGCCTGGCGGGATCAGGGGCGTTATCTGTCTGCCCCCTGCGGTGATTGACGGTACAACGGCCGTAGCGTTTCGTAAGGATTTGGCGGCCGATAAAAATCTGGAGCAGCTGACCAGCGAGGGGATTTTCAGTGACTGCCGGAAGATTACCGGCAGCAAGCAAAGCCTAACGGATGATGATTTTTTCCTTAAAGAGCTGCACAGCAGCGAAAAATGGCCCGCATTCCTGCAAACCGCCGTTGAGAAGAAACGCACTATCGTGATCTGCGGTGAAACCGGGTCGGGGAAAACGGTACTCACGCGCGCGCTGTTAAAATCGCTACATAAAGACGAGCGTGTAATTATTTTAGAGGACGTTCACGAAGTCACGGTCGATCACGTTGTAGAAGCCGTTTATATGATGTACGGCGATGCAGGAAAGATCGGCCGCGTCAGCGCCACTGATGCCCTGCGAGCCTGTATGCGTCTGACACCGGGCCGTATCATCATGACTGAGCTTAGGGATGATGCTGCGTGGGATTATCTTAAAGCACTTAATACCGGCCATCCAGGCGGTGTTATGTCAACGCACGCTAACTCTGCGCGCGATGCCTTTAACCGTATTGGGCTGCTTATCAAAGCGACCCCTATCGGCCGTATGCTCGATATGAGCGATATTATGCGAATGCTCTACTCCACCATTGACGTTGTGGTGCATATGGAAAAGCGGAAAATCAAAGAAATTTATTTTGACCCTGAATATAAAATGCAGTGTGTGAACGGGAGCCTGTAA
- a CDS encoding DUF6710 family protein: protein MDLRPHIGSAKGNPWVQDINHRVTLWLPWRIGFVRGGNHSIASGVLAGEGEVIPDTVYDMRYLLDIVSTDGYYWYMSGKICERVSDYRTAAFFEIGRLLTL from the coding sequence TTGGACCTCAGACCCCATATAGGCAGCGCTAAGGGCAATCCGTGGGTACAGGATATTAACCACCGCGTTACTTTGTGGTTGCCCTGGCGGATAGGCTTTGTACGAGGAGGGAACCATTCTATTGCCAGCGGCGTTCTGGCCGGTGAGGGTGAGGTAATACCCGATACGGTTTATGATATGCGGTATTTGCTCGATATTGTCAGCACTGACGGGTATTACTGGTACATGAGCGGGAAGATCTGCGAGAGAGTCAGTGACTACCGTACAGCCGCCTTTTTTGAAATAGGCCGCCTGCTTACACTGTGA